A window of Nicotiana sylvestris chromosome 8, ASM39365v2, whole genome shotgun sequence genomic DNA:
TAATCTTCTTTTTACTGAAGGTGATTTAGGGTTTCTGTTAACCTTTATAGTTTAGTGTTTGCATGTGTGTTTTCTCGGATGTATTGATTCTCTATTATGTGGATTTTGTATGACAGTTTCTTTAGTGTAGGGTTTACATGTGGGACTGCATTTTATCTCTTTTTGGGGAAAGGGGGCTTTTGTTTCTGGCAAAGATGATTGTATATGGTCCCCAAGTGGGACATTTTTCTGTTGTTCCTTTATTGAATGCTGTAATTTTTTGTTGTTTCTTTACAATTTGTGGTCCACCAGTAGATTTGTTTAATAATATCGTGACTCATGTGCCTGCCCTTTAGTTCCTTATACTATTTTGTCTGATTCATATGGGACTGGCCTTTATTATATTCAATTTTGTTATAAATTCTCCCTTTTATTGGTTTGTACTATATTATATTCAATTTTGTTAATCCCTTTCTCTTATTTATTTTGTAGGTTAAGATGGTTAATGTGGACTTGTTATTCAATTATGGAGGTGATTGGAAAATAATTCCAAAAGTATTATATACAAGAAAGTTGGTGCACACTTGGAAACAATATGATTCTGACCTTCTGTCTTTCATAGATTTAGTAAATGGATATACCTCATCTACTATAGGGTATGTTGGTGTCCAACAATTGATAATTTGTGGTCCTTCTGGTAGATTTTATGAAGTAAGAGGGGATGATGGTATTAGGACTTTACAAAACATGGTTTCTAACCATTTCAATGTAATTAATGTATATGCTGTAGAGGATAGTGAATCCTGTTCCTAATATTGTCGACCATAATGAATCACAAACAGTAGATTGTGAGGTTGCAACTGATTGTAGTTCAAATGAGAGTGAAGATGAGACTCTTCTTTCAGAATATGACTCTGTGATTTAGAAGTAATTGCACTACAAAAAAAAGAGGGAGATTTCTGAAAAGTTGATTGAATACGAAGAGCTATACAAAGGAATGACATTCAAAGATATACCTGAGGCTAGAAAAGTGATAAATTTGTATTGCTTAGACAACTGTTATGGTCTAAAACAACTCAAGAGTGATAGCATTAGACTGAGGTACAGATGTAAGGTTGGTTGCCCCTTTGTATGTCTAATTTCTGAGGATAAGAATGGTGGTGGGGTTAAGATCAAAACTCTTAAGTCAAAACACAAGTGTAACCCTGCATATGACAACCCTAGGATAAACAAAAATGCCATAGCAGAATATTTTAAGAACAAGCTGCAAGAGAATCCTATGATCAAAGTTAAGGAGATGAAAATGACCTTAAAAAATACTTTCAACATCAATGTTAGCCATGCAAAGTGCAAGAGGGCCAAGAGAATGATACTTGAATCCCTTGCTGGTAGTTTTACTGATGAGTATAATAAGATAGAGGCATATGCTAATGAATTGAGGTTGAGTAATCCAGAGAGTGATGTAATAGTTACCTTATCAAAGGATGCACTTGctgaagaaaaaagaagattttCTAGGATGTATATCTATTTTCATGCTCTAAAAATGGGGTTTAAGAGTGGGTTGAGGCCCTTTATTGGCTTGGACGGAACCTTCTTGAAAGGAAAGGTCAAAGGTCAGCTTTTAGTTGATGTTGCTCTTGATTCAATGAATCATTTTTATCCTATTGCTTGGGCTGTTGTGGATAAAGAAACAAAGGTCACCTGAACCTGGTTCTTGACATTGTTGAACAATTCATTAGACCTCAAGCTAAGGGAAGGATACACATTCATGTCAGACATGCAGAAGGTACTTATTCTATTTTACTTCAATGTTATTCTTTTAAAATTATTGActgtttcctttttatttttagatgTTTAATTTTCTGCATCTTATATATGTAGGGCTTGATTGAGGCAGTTCGGGCAGTAGTTCCTGATGCACACCACAGATACTGTGTGAGGCACATAGAGGCTAACTGGTGTAGAAGATAGGGTGCTAGGGATTTGAAGAAAAAGTATTTGTGGTGGTGTGCATGGAGTAGCTATGAAGAAGACTTCAAGGATCATTTGAAAAACTTGGGAGAAATTGATGAAAAAGCTACTGAAGACTTGTTGAGGTATCCTCCACAATCATGGTGTAGAACATACTTTGATACAGTATGCAAGAACCAACAAGTGGACAATAACCTAATAGAATCTTTCAACTCATGGATACTAGATGCTAGGCATAAGCCAATTATCAGAATGCTTGAAGACATAAGAGTTAAGGTGATGAATATGTTGAGAGAGCATGAAGGTGAAGTGATGACTTGGACTGAAAATGTAAGTCCTCCTACCATGCAGTTATATTATCAATTCTTGAATAGTGCACAAAAATGTACTGTTGATTCTAATGGAAAAGATGGTTATGAGGTGAATGAAGGAACTACTGAAAAGCATAGAGTGGAGATCAACCTGAAAAATGCACTTGCAGAACATGGGACCTCACTGGGATCCCATGTCCTCATGCAATCAGAGCATTACTGTACAAAAAAAGTGAATCCTGTCTCTGAGATTCATTGGTGGTTCACCAAGGAGGCGTATCTCTCCACTTATACACATAAGTTAGAACCAATTAGAGGAGAGAAGTTCTGGAATATAGAGCCAACTCATGCAATGGATCCACCCCTGCTAGTGAATATGGCTGGTCGGCCTAAAGTGAAGAGGACTAGAGAAAAGAATGAGACAATAAATAGGCAAGGGGAGTGGTCCCAATCCAGAAAAGGCAGGGTGATGACTTGTTCCACATGTGGAAAGTCTGGGCATAATGCTAAGGGATGTCAAAAGGTGACCTGACACCCTTACTATATTACTTGTTAGCTGAATTAACATAGTGTCCTAATTATGTTACTTTATATCATTGACAGCAAAGCAAGGGAAAGTTGCCACAGTTTGGtaagaaaacaaaaaagaggTCGAGGACATTGGTTGATGAAGAACATGAGGAGAACATGGCTAGATCTCCATCTGCTGCAGGGCTGTCCTTAGAAGAGGAGCTGCAACTGACAGCACCACAAGCCAGTCAGGCCAGTCAAGCGAGCAGCAATTCTGGACCTCATTACATGTTTATGCCAACACCATCCCTGTCTAGGAAGCAATCCATCAGCAATGCAGAAACAGATTTTGACTATCCAGAAGCAGACAATCTTGAACCACCTATAATGCCAAGGCGTGTGTCAGAGGTAAAGACTAGACTCCAAAGGAGGGAGCAACTAGGCACAACAACTGGAACAAGGACTATTAACTTTGTTGGTGATGCCAGTGGTGTGAGTTTTCCAACACAACTTCCTTACTCACCCAAAAATCTTACATGGAGAGTAAAAGTTGTCATAACAGGAAACCAATTAGAGAGGCAACGACTAGCCAAGATGAAGTCAAGAAAGGGAAATGGCAATGCACAGAACTAGTCAAGTTCTGAACATGTGATAGTTTTTTGTGTCTTGGATTGATGTAATTACTGCATGTGACAGTACTTTTAACTTAACTTTTAGATCCTTTAACTTAAACTTTTCAATGTGGATGTCATTTTATTACTTGGGTGGTATCAGTTTTTGGGGTTATAAAGTGACATCCCTTTTGGGTCCTTTCAACAGAATGATGTTGTTTATGTTGTCTATGAATGAAGTTATGTAACTGTTATGTTTATGTTGCTGAATGAAGTGAATGCTGAATTTTAATGAAGTGTTAGTTGAATTTGAATGAAGTTATGCTGACTGTCCAGCTATGTATTTCATTATGTTGTTGAAATATGTTGTGTTTGTCACAAAGGGATATACATTACAAAGGGAACTATATTGAAGATATGTTATGTTTGTGATAAAGGGAATTATGATACAAGAAAGCTTTATACTTAAACAACAAaaataaccactaaaacatagtAGGAAACGTTAACAATACAAAGCAGCTAAGTAGCAATGCAACCTAATATTAGACACCCACAAGTTAGACACATACAAGTTAACTCTTAACTACAGCTAACATTACAATGAACACATCTCCTAAGCCAATTATTTCTTCATTGAAGCAGCAATGAACCCCAAATATAGTCCTAATATTATCAATAGAATGATCCACGTCTTTGATACTTTCTCTTCCAATATTGAAACTTTAATCACTTGAGAATGGTTTTTAGCCTCCATAACAGCTACTTCCTGCTTCAATTTCTCTATGTCCAACATAACAACATCTATTGACGACCCCAATTCTCTATTTGCATTCATAGGATTAACTGGGAAAACTTCATCTTCCCACAAGAAAAACCGACATGAATAATCCTGTCAATAACAGTAAATTGCATTTAGACTAAAACACTTATAGTTTATACAATTGAAAAGCTTAATTTGTAGTTATACATTATACaactggaaaaaagaaaaaaacaaacttagaagATGAGACCAACAAACCTTAGGCTTAAGGCATTTATAAAACTTCCTTCCAGGATTAGCAATAGTTTTCGAAGTTAATTGGCTGACTATCAAACCACAATGACACTTAATCTGAGAAGAGACGAGAGTAGATGAGCTTCCTTGAGACATTTCACATTCGAGGAAAGAAGGAGAGAAGATGAGCAAAAAATTTCTCTGATATGAATCCTAAAATTTTCGCAATGCACAGGTATTGGGAAGAAGAAGACATCTAATTGGTTATATTAACGGGTTACGGGTCGAATCTGTCCACCGTGGCTTTCCATTTGGCATTTTAATTGCCTTGTTGGACAGGTGTTAAAAATAGGGGTATTTTTAATCACTTTCCTAACGGTAGGCCTTTAAATGGCCTAATAGTATAACAGGGAAAAGGAATGTACTATTTTTCAAAGTACATGGGTATATTAGAGCCTTTTCCCAGTAGCATTAGTATTATTCTCGTATTTTCTTATTCTTAGAATTCTTTTACGGgtttttttcacttttagcccGCGACAGAAACTATTTACATACGGTgaccgaaaaagtgtataaaatttgtataatttttataaataacatacataatgtatgtatgtacaaaaaatatatattttttcggctattGTTTTGAGAGCGACTATACAATATCATTTTCCCTTCTTTTACTACCTGTTGTTTCTTCACTTAAGTTACCATATTATCGTGTTGTTGTTACTGCTCCCTTTTCCCCATGGCTTCTCCACTACcatatttcttttcattattgTTGTAATTATGCTTTCCTTGAGCCGGGAGTGTatcagaaacaacctctctaccttcacaaggtaggagTAAGATTTGTGTATACTCTAACCCTTcccagatcccacttgtgggattacgcCGTCACActatgttgttgttgtaagcaataAGTTGTGAACCAAGCCTGCAACTGCAAGTAATTTAAGGCAGAATGGAAAATATGATGATCAGTATCAAAGATGTTCTAGAAATTAATAATATTGATACATAGAACATGTAAACAAATTATTCCCCAGAGATACATAAGATCTTAAGTTAACACTAAATCTCTAtcttttttggtaatttacaaacataaaaataacagccttccaaaaaagattttaaaaataaaaataaaaaactgtAATACCTATACTCCAATGCCAATTCTCcctgaaaaggaggtgtgatccAGTCTCGCCTTCCAGTACGGCTACCTTGTTATGACTTCACTTTCTTGCCGCTAGAGCATGATTAGGAGCTGGAAGGTGAGAGAAATCATCAAAACGAGAAGAGCGCACTATTATGTGAGCGTTCGGGTCATGAGAAAACACCATTGTCAATCCAATATGATGCCAGGAATCCAGACATGACGGATAAAAACCTAGGCTTTTTTGTTTGAAGCTGATCATATGATTACTTGTAACTTATTATGGAAGTACTAGAGCAGAGGCGACTAGGTAGAGTTGTGAAAGCAAATTGTACTCAGGTTGTCGGTCAAAGATGGATACAGTCTACTTACAATCGACAGACCAGCTCTCTGAAATATTAGCTGGTCTGTTTACGAGTCAGTGTGGAGCGGGAGCTACTTCTGCAGCAAAACTAAACCTTCCACCCCATCGACTATACCTGTTGGTGAACCAACTGAACATTCACTTGAAATAGGATAATCACCAAAACCAAATGCAGCTTCATTGACTGAATGGACTTCAACTAGAATCAGTTCCTCCCTATAGGAATCACCGGGATGGACTGTTCAGACTCGAATTCTCTTTTTCCATAGAAATTATGCATTCCAATCTGTCATAAACCTGCATTGTTTTCCATATCCTCAAATTTCTCAGCTGATAAAAGAATGGAAGTTCGTCAAGGAAACTATAGCTTTTCTAAATACAGTTTTATTGAAATACCTGAGATAgcttctttttcttatcttctACACTTGCTGAAGGATCATACCTAGGTACCAAAAATACAGAGTATTGTCAGATTTATCATACGAGAAGTCTGACCTATCAAACTGTCAACTTACCATTCCCGCGGAAGACCAGCTTCATCTCTAGCCAAATGGTTGAATGGTCCTTTTAACTCCACATTATATTCCTCCAATAAATCTGTCAAAAGACGAAATTGGTGAATTCACTGAAGAGGCAAGACAGTGCCTGCACCTttaaaaaacacacacacacacaaaaataaGTGGACCTCTGAAAGTTGTGCAGGGGGTGCGTCCCATTTGCTGACAAACCGAAATGAACCAGAAGACGCCCACAGCCACATGTGCAACTTCTTCATCAGCAATTCTAGCCACAATGTTGGAAGTCCTATGGTCTCCAAAGCCAATTAGCTTTTGCACCAGCCGAGGCCCAGCATCAAGACCTCTTGCTTCCTATAGAAAACAAGAACAACCATGAATTCAGATAGCATAGTCAAAAGGCACAACTCCTAATATGACAGAAAGAAACAAGCACCTCATAAAACCATATTCCCATCCACAACACCAAAATTTAAAGATCACACTAATTACAAACTTTCAGGCCAAAAGATTAGAGCCTATGTGCCCATTTTACTACGTGTCAACATCTTATTTAATGCACAAGCCAAACGAATTTCCATCTATATCAACATTTCTGATGTAATTAGAATTGTGCTAAAACACCTACAGGAAATTACTCTTAACAGTTTTCTCCAAAAGTAGAACCCAATCTGAGAAGTGAGGCTGGTCACTTCTTCAGTAAAAGTGCCTGGGCTTTGGCTATTTTGACGTTAAAATCTCTATAGGGGCCATCACATTCTTTTTTTAATTAATGGAACCAACTTTAATCGATTCACTTGGATAACTAAGCCTTGAAAGAAGAGTTAGGCGACATTGTTCTGACTCATTGATAGTAAGCATGAATGAGCCAGAATAGCTTTACCAACTCATAGCCCAACGAAAAGTGGTTTCGTGTGTACTATTCATTGAAAACATACTAAATGAAATTTTTTTtggagaaaggaaagaaaagcaaaaacaaTGTCCACCTACGTACGGTCAACATCTATAAGTTTTACTTTCAAACAGCGGATGAATCATGTTTGGAATTCATCTCGAGCATATGCTATTTGGCCCTCATAAACCAACCAAGCCACTCTTCAGGACAACAGGAAGTATGTCATGAGTCTTAAAGTGCGACTTCTACATTTTGTATTTCAAAACTTCTAGTGCTTTCTGTTGTGGAATAAGAAGCTGTCATATCTAACTAGTACATTTTAAGATCAAAATATACACCTAAATCTAATAAAAAGGGCACGTAAATCAAGAGACACACATACACAACCATGTTACTTTTTAGTCCAGCGTCATCATTCAGTAATGGCACATGCCGGTTGTCTCTAGTAACAAGTGCTTGACCCTGACCTTTACTTTACCAATTTAGCTACATATACCCTTGAAGATTCATATGCCGGCCCTAACAAGTTTCAGATTAACGCATAGCTGTTATTGTTGTACCACTGATTTTTCCAGAAGAGAGGAAATTCAAAAAGAA
This region includes:
- the LOC104241292 gene encoding uncharacterized protein; the protein is MTFKDIPEARKVINLYCLDNCYGLKQLKSDSIRLRYRCKVGCPFVCLISEDKNGGGVKIKTLKSKHKCNPAYDNPRINKNAIAEYFKNKLQENPMIKVKEMKMTLKNTFNINVSHAKCKRAKRMILESLAGSFTDEYNKIEAYANELRLSNPESDVIVTLSKDALAEEKRRFSRMYIYFHALKMGFKSGLRPFIGLDGTFLKGKVKGQLLVDVALDSMNHFYPIAWAVVDKETKVT
- the LOC104241291 gene encoding uncharacterized protein At1g43920, Chloroplastic-like — translated: MSQGSSSTLVSSQIKCHCGLIVSQLTSKTIANPGRKFYKCLKPKDYSCRFFLWEDEVFPVNPMNANRELGSSIDVVMLDIEKLKQEVAVMEAKNHSQVIKVSILEEKVSKTWIILLIILGLYLGFIAASMKK